The sequence below is a genomic window from Microbacterium abyssi.
AGCCGGTCCCGGCCGAACTCCACGAGTTCGGGCACCCGTTCCACGCCGATCACAGCGCCGTCGCGGCCCGCGAGGTGCGCGAGCAGGGCCGTCGTCCAGCCGGAGCCGCTGCCGACGTCGAGCACGCGGTCGCCGGGCTGCACGGCGAGCAGTTCCAGCATCCGCCGGACCGTCGACGGCTGCGAGTTCGTGGCATCCCAGCCGATCATGACCGGACGGTCGGTGTCGGCGAGGTGGCGCACCTCGTCCGGGAGGAAATCCGCCCGCGGGACCGCGGCGAAGGCGGCGCGCACCCGCTCGCGCGTCTCGTCGCTGATCGGAATGCTCACGGTCAGGCACCGGGAGGACCGTCAAGGACAGTGGGAATGTACTCGAGCAGCTGACTGCGATCGTCGAAAGTGCGCGCTTCGATGAGATCGAGGCGCACGTCCGGGTAGCCGTCGAAGATCCGCTCCTGCCCCGTGGCGCCGGTGATGACGGGGAAGATCACCACGCGATAGCGGTCGGCAAGGCCCGCCGTGAGCAGCGAACGGCACAGCGAGAGGCTGCCGATGGTGCGCAGCGGGCGGTCGGAGGTCTCCTTCAGCTTCCGCACGAAATCCACCGCGCCTTCGCGCACAAGGGTGGAGTTCGGCCAGGTGAGCGGCTCCTTCAGCGTCGAGGAGAACACGTACTTGGGCACGTCGTCGAGCGATTCCACACCCTCCGTCTCGCTGGCCGCGAAGGCCGACATGAGCCGGTAGGTCGTCGCACCCATGAGGATGGGATGGTCCTTCTCGGGAAGGCCCTCGAGCCAGCCGAGGTACTCGGGCCCCTCCAGCCCCCACCACCCGGGCCAGCCCTCGGCGGCACCGTAGCCGTCGAGCGAGATGATGAAGTCGATCGTGAGTCTCTGCATCCGATCCTCCATGCGCGATCCGTGAACGACCGGCGCAGGAGGCCGGGCCGGCTTTCGCGGCGATCCTACGCCGCCGGATGCCGCGACGTAACCCCGTTCGCGGGTTCCGGCACCGACGGCGGCTGCGCCGGTACGGTTGCCCTGTGGACGCCACCGACCCGCTGCCCGATCGACCCGCCCCGGACAACCCGCAGGGCAAGCTCGTGCTGCTGCGGCACGGCGAGACCGAGTGGTCGCGCGACGGCCGGCACACCGGGCTGACCGACATCCCGCTCACCGTGCACGGTGAGGAGCTCGCGCGTTCGGCCGGTGAGCTGATGCGCGACTACGACTTCCGCCTGGTGCTCAGGTCGCCGCTGCAGCGCGCCGGCCGCACCGCCGAGCTGGCAGGACTGGACGCAGAGGTCGACCCGCTGCTGGTCGAGTGGGACTACGGAGGGTACGAGGGCCGCACCACGAAGGAGATCCGCGCCGAGCTCGGCTACAACTGGTCGGCCTTCACGCACGGCGTCATCCGTGGCGAGACACCAGGCGAGACAGTCGAAGAGGTCGCGGCGCGCGCCTCTCGGGTGCTCACCAGGGTGCTTCCCGCGATGGTCGACGGCGACGTCGCACTTGTCGGGCACGGACACTATCTGCGGATCCTCGCAGCCGTGTTCCTGCGGCAGGCGCCGAGGTTCGGCGCATCGATCACCTTCGGTGCCGGATCCGTGTCGGTGCTCGGCTATGACCGCGAGCACCCTGCGATCCTGGCGTGGAACCACGGTCCGCGCCTGCCGCTGGAGCCGCCGAAGTCGTGAGTGCTGTGATCGCCCGCGCGTGAGGGCGAACGATGTCCGCGGCATCCGTCACCATGGAGGCATGGCCGACGGATACGACTCCGCTTTCCTGACCACCTCGCTTCCCCTCCCTCGATCCGCGGGCAGAACTCGCGAGCTCACCTACCCGCGGTTCTCGGTGCTGCTCGACCCCGAACGACGGCTCGCGGCCGTCACGGCCGTGAACATCGACGGCGCGCTTCTCCGAGACGTCCCGCGCACGGGCGACTGGCGCCTGGATCCGAGAGTGGATGCCGCGGAGCAGACCGGCCCTGATGTCTACAGCCGCAACGATCTCGATCGCGGCCACCTCGTGCGACGGCGCGACCCCGGCTGGGGTGAGGCCGACGAGGCACGGGATGCCACGGAGGCGACGTTCTTCTACCCGAATGCCGCGCCTCAGGCGGCCGGGTTCAATCAGTCCAAAGAGCTCTGGCTGGGTCTCGAGGACCACGTTCTCGAGTACGCCCAGGCGACCGACCAGCGGGTGTCGGTGTTCACGGCGCCTGTGCTGGGCGATGACGATCCGCCCTATCGCGGCATCCGCATCCCGCTCCGATTCTGGAAGGTCGCGGCCTGGCAGGGGCCGGGCGGACTCGCGGCGGCCGGGTTCATCCTCGATCAGACCGAGCTCGTCGACACTGCCGAGGGGCTGCTCGCGGCGCCGCCGCTGGGAGTGTTCCGCACGTTCCAGGTGCCGATCGAGGAAATCGCCGGGATCAGTGGCGTGGACTTCGGGCCGCTGGCCGCGGCCGATGTGCTGAACGTGCGAGGCGCGCGTCCGGATGAGTGGCGCCCGCTGAGCGATCCTGCCGACATCACACTGTGACACGCCAGGCAGTTTGGGACTGTCACCATCCGTGCTGGAACCGCCCGCAGCACGTGGGAAAGGCTAGACGTCGGTCTGCTGCTGCGACGCGATGTGGAAGCTCTCGCCGATCACGCGTCCTCCATCGAAGATAGGTTCCTCGTCGAGCGTGGCAAGCACACGCGGGTCTTTCATCGCCGCAGCGTTGCCGCGATCGCGGGCTTCCTTCGACGGCCACTCCGTGATCGACACGACGACCGATTCGGAGTCGGAGGCGCCGGCAACGGCCGCTAATCCCCGCAACTCACCGGGAGCGTATGAGGTGCCGTCGGCATGAAAGTCGTTCTGGTCGGCCGCCGAACCTGCTTGCCAGTAGTCGGTGATCTTCGTCGCGCCGTGCTCGCGGTAGACGTCGGCCACGCGTTCCGAGAATGCCAGATAGGCGGCCTTCCGGTCGCTGAGAACGGGGACGATGGAGATGTCGGCGAACGTCATCGGTGGCTCCTCATGGTCGTCGCTGCTGCGACCTCAGTTGAAGTCCCCGCCCGGCGCCATGTCGGCGAATCGCGAGTAGTGGCCCTGGAACGCGACGTTGATGGTCGCGGTCGGGCCGTTACGGTGCTTGGCGACGATCAGGTCGGCCTCGCCGGGACGCACGTCCTTGTCGTAGACCGAGTCGCGGTGCAGCAGGATCACCATGTCGGCATCCTGCTCGATCGATCCCGACTCGCGAAGGTCGCTGATCTGCGGCTTCTTGTCCTGTCGGGCCTCTGAACCACGGTTCAGCTGCGACAGCGCGATGACCGGAACCTGCAGCTCCTTTGCCAGCAGCTTCAGAGCACGCGAGAACTCCGAGACCTCCTGCTGACGCGACTCGACGCGCTTGCCGCTCGTCATCAGCTGCAGGTAGTCGATCACGACCATCTTCAGTCCCGCGCGCTGCTTGAGGCGACGGCACTTCGCCCGGATCTCGACGAGCGTCATGTTCGGGCTGTCGTCGATGTACAGCGGGGCATCGTTGATGCGGCCACGGGTCGAGGCGACCGTCGTCCAGTCGCGCGGGTCGAGTGTTCCCTTGCGCATGTGCTGCAGCGGGATCGCGCCCTCGGCACTGAGCAGACGCATCGCGATCTCACTCTTGCCCATCTCGAGCGAGAAGAAGATCGCGGGCTGGTTGTGCCCGATCGCGGCGGCACGTGCGAAATCCAGAGCCAGCGTTGATTTGCCCATAGCAGGCCTCGCCGCCACGACGATCATCTGTCCGCCGTGCAGGCCGTTCGTGAGCTCGTCGAGTTCCTTGAACCCGGTCGG
It includes:
- a CDS encoding dihydrofolate reductase family protein encodes the protein MQRLTIDFIISLDGYGAAEGWPGWWGLEGPEYLGWLEGLPEKDHPILMGATTYRLMSAFAASETEGVESLDDVPKYVFSSTLKEPLTWPNSTLVREGAVDFVRKLKETSDRPLRTIGSLSLCRSLLTAGLADRYRVVIFPVITGATGQERIFDGYPDVRLDLIEARTFDDRSQLLEYIPTVLDGPPGA
- a CDS encoding protein-L-isoaspartate O-methyltransferase family protein, with translation MSIPISDETRERVRAAFAAVPRADFLPDEVRHLADTDRPVMIGWDATNSQPSTVRRMLELLAVQPGDRVLDVGSGSGWTTALLAHLAGRDGAVIGVERVPELVEFGRDRLSAAGIDARIEQATTGTLGLPASAPFERILVSADFGRVPDELIEQLADGGRMVAPISGAMTVADVRDGRVKRRNDAGLYSFVPLRED
- a CDS encoding DNA/RNA non-specific endonuclease, whose translation is MADGYDSAFLTTSLPLPRSAGRTRELTYPRFSVLLDPERRLAAVTAVNIDGALLRDVPRTGDWRLDPRVDAAEQTGPDVYSRNDLDRGHLVRRRDPGWGEADEARDATEATFFYPNAAPQAAGFNQSKELWLGLEDHVLEYAQATDQRVSVFTAPVLGDDDPPYRGIRIPLRFWKVAAWQGPGGLAAAGFILDQTELVDTAEGLLAAPPLGVFRTFQVPIEEIAGISGVDFGPLAAADVLNVRGARPDEWRPLSDPADITL
- the dnaB gene encoding replicative DNA helicase, whose product is MSIADISEERLGGQRKPERTPPHDLLAEQSALGGMLLSKDAVADVIETLKGADFYIPKHELIFEAILSLYSHGEPTDVVAVTDELIKTGELGRAGGADYLHTLTSIVPTAANAGYYAGIVSERSILRRLVDAGTRIVQLGYDGQGDATDIVNNAQAEIYSVTGTETAEDYVPLTVAVDAAVEEIEAASGRDGSMTGVPTGFKELDELTNGLHGGQMIVVAARPAMGKSTLALDFARAAAIGHNQPAIFFSLEMGKSEIAMRLLSAEGAIPLQHMRKGTLDPRDWTTVASTRGRINDAPLYIDDSPNMTLVEIRAKCRRLKQRAGLKMVVIDYLQLMTSGKRVESRQQEVSEFSRALKLLAKELQVPVIALSQLNRGSEARQDKKPQISDLRESGSIEQDADMVILLHRDSVYDKDVRPGEADLIVAKHRNGPTATINVAFQGHYSRFADMAPGGDFN
- a CDS encoding DUF1428 domain-containing protein; the protein is MTFADISIVPVLSDRKAAYLAFSERVADVYREHGATKITDYWQAGSAADQNDFHADGTSYAPGELRGLAAVAGASDSESVVVSITEWPSKEARDRGNAAAMKDPRVLATLDEEPIFDGGRVIGESFHIASQQQTDV
- a CDS encoding histidine phosphatase family protein produces the protein MDATDPLPDRPAPDNPQGKLVLLRHGETEWSRDGRHTGLTDIPLTVHGEELARSAGELMRDYDFRLVLRSPLQRAGRTAELAGLDAEVDPLLVEWDYGGYEGRTTKEIRAELGYNWSAFTHGVIRGETPGETVEEVAARASRVLTRVLPAMVDGDVALVGHGHYLRILAAVFLRQAPRFGASITFGAGSVSVLGYDREHPAILAWNHGPRLPLEPPKS